A section of the Lynx canadensis isolate LIC74 chromosome A1, mLynCan4.pri.v2, whole genome shotgun sequence genome encodes:
- the GCNT4 gene encoding beta-1,3-galactosyl-O-glycosyl-glycoprotein beta-1,6-N-acetylglucosaminyltransferase 4: MKTFKCCFKYPAQQKVFVLFLTLWLFSLLKLLNVRRLLFPQRGIYLVEYSLSTSPFVRNRYTNVKNEIRYEVNCSGVYEQAPLEIGKSLEIRRREIIDLDDEDVVAITSDCDIYQTLRRYHQKPVSREERSFPIAYSLVVHKDAIMVERLIHAIYNEHNIYCIHYDYKSPDTFKVAMNNLAKCFSNVFIASKIETVQYAHISRLQADLNCLSDLLKSSVQWKYVINLCGQDFPLKSNFELVSELKKLNGANMLETVKPPNSKMERFTYHHELRQVPYEYVKLPIRTNISKEAPPHNIEIFVGSAYFVLSRAFVKYIFNNSLVKDFFAWSKDTYSPDEHFWATLIRVPGIPGEISRSAQDVSDLQSKTRLVKWNYHEGLLYPRCTGSHLRSVCIYGAAELRWLINDGHWFANKFDSKVDPVLIKCLAEKLEEQQREWITVSSKKLFMAKSPIITS; the protein is encoded by the coding sequence ATGAAGACATTCAAATGCTGTTTTAAATACCCAGCACAGCAGAAAGTTTTCGTCTTATTTTTAACTCTATGGCTGTTCTCCCTGTTGAAGCTTCTAAATGTGAGGAGACTCCTCTTCCCTCAAAGAGGCATTTACTTGGTTGAATACTCCCTGAGTACCTCACCTTTTGTAAGAAACAGATACACCAATGTTAAGAATGAAATCAGGTATGAAGTTAACTGTTCAGGTGTCTATGAACAGGCACCTTTGGAAATTGGCAAGAGTCTGGAAATAAGAAGGAGAGAAATCATCGACTTGGATGATGAGGATGTCGTGGCAATAACCAGTGATTGTGACATTTATCAGACCCTAAGAAGGTACCATCAAAAGCCTGTTTCAAGGGAGGAGAGAAGCTTCCCGATAGCCTATTCTTTGGTTGTTCATAAAGACGCAATTATGGTTGAAAGACTAATCCATGCTATATACAACGAGCACAATATTTACTGCATCCATTATGACTATAAGTCACCTGATACCTTCAAAGTTGCCATGAACAATTTAGCTAAGTGCTTCTCCAATGTTTTCATTGCCTCCAAAATAGAGACAGTACAATATGCCCACAtttccagactccaagctgatTTAAATTGCTTGTCAGACCTCCTCAAGTCTTCGGTTCAGTGGAAATATGTTATCAATCTGTGTGGGCAAGATTTTCCTTTGAAGTCAAACTTCGAATTAGTGTCAGAGCTGAAGAAGCTCAATGGGGCAAATATGTTAGAAACGGTAAAACCCCCTAACAGTAAAATGGAAAGATTCACTTACCACCATGAACTAAGACAGGTGCCTTATGAATATGTGAAGCTACCAATAAGGACAAACATCTCCAAGGAAGCCCCCCCTCATAACATTGAGATATTTGTTGGAagtgcttattttgttttaagtcgagcgtttgttaaatatattttcaacaaCTCCCTTGTTAAGGACTTTTTTGCCTGGTCTAAAGATACGTACTCACCTGATGAACATTTTTGGGCTACCTTAATTCGGGTACCAGGAATACCTGGGGAGATTTCTAGGTCAGCCCAGGACGTGTCTGACTTACAGAGTAAGACCCGCCTTGTCAAATGGAATTATCATGAAGGCCTTTTGTATCCCCGTTGTACTGGCTCCCACCTTCGAAGTGTGTGTATCTACGGAGCAGCGGAATTAAGGTGGCTTATAAATGATGGACATTGGTTTGCTAATAAGTTTGATTCTAAGGTGGACCCTGTCTTGATTAAATGCCTGGCAGAAAAGCTTGAAGAACAGCAGAGAGAATGGATTACTGTGTCTTCAAAAAAGTTATTCATGGCTAAAAGTCCCATAATCACATCATGA